From the genome of Altererythrobacter sp. BO-6:
TGATCGCCGCTCACGATCCCATGATGGAGAGAGGCAGTGGGCAGATCGTCAATGTCAGCTCGATCTACGGCAACTTCCCGGTCGTTGGCGCAGCCGTCTATGGTGCGACCAAGGCCGCCGTCAATTTTCTCTCCGAGAGCTTTCGGGTTGAAACGCGTGGCAAGATCAAGGTTTCAGTGGTGAAGCCAACCGGCGTCCCAGGCACGGGTTTGACCGGCTCGGTTATCAACCGCGCCGCTGGCGTCGGAATTGTTGGCCAGAACGCTGGCGAGCTTGCTGGAATGTTGCTGGCCATCGAAGAGGGCAAGGGGGAACACTTGATGGATCCCGATGGCATTTCCTATGCCCGCCTCTCACCCGACTACATTGCAGAGGCCATCCTCCACGTGATCGACCAGCCGCTTGGCGTGTCGATTGGCGACATTACGGTAAGGGCGGCTGGCGATCAGTTTATCCTTTGAAGCGATCAGCCTCTTGGGTAGGCTCAATTCGTACAAAACTGGCGCGTCAGTTTTTTGATGTAACCGCGAGCAATATTGCCTAAACCCCTGTCCTGACTTTGAAGCGGCCCTTGGCTTGAGCCAGGTCCGCAGCGTCAAGGTCGTCCCCCGCAAAGGCGCAAGCATCGGAGCAAGTTGCTTGACGTATCTAAACTTACGGGTTAGTTTCATTATCGAGAATGGGGTGCAGACATGGGACGGAGCCGACAAGAGGAATTGACTGATTCAGTCCTTGAGGCTGCAAGCAATCTCTTCGCCGAGAAGGGCTTTCACGAAACCAGCACTGACGAACTGGCAAGTCGTCTCGGCATATCCAAGCCAACGCTTTACAAGTACGGTTCAAGCAAGGCCGCGATCCTCCAGGCGATTGTCCGGCGCAACCACAAGCGCGCCCTCGAAGAGGCCAATCGAATTGCAGCGGGCAAGGCCCCGCCGTTGGATCAGCTGCATGAACTGTTCCGCTTCCATACCCATTTCGCGATCGAACATCGCCATGAGGTCAGGATAATCGATGGTGAGCGTCACCGGCTGACCGATCGTGACGAGATTGATCGCCTTGCGGGTGAGTACCTTGCTTACATCAAGTCCCAGATAACGGCTGCCCAGAAGGTCGGTGATCTGCGCGATGACATCCCGCTCGAACTGTTTGCCCGCTCGTTCATTGCGCTCGCTCTGGGGCCGGGCAAGTGGTTCGTCGAAAAGAAGAAGGGACTGTCAGAGGAAGAAGTCGTTCAAGCCAACTGGTCTTTGTTCATGCATGGTGCCGCCCGCGTCGGGAAGTGAGGAGATAGCTCCTCGACAAGACACTTTGACTGCGTGTGCACAGGCCGGAATTGATTTTCGGAGTAGGTCAAGTGTCATCACCCCAAGCAAGGCCCCGCCTTGCACCCAATTCATATTTCGTTCGAGACGGCGACCAATTCCTCCCGACCGAACTGGCGCGCAGCCCATGGCATGGCACCAAATGGATTGCGGGCGGCCCGACCAGCTGCCTGCTTGCATCATGCGCCGAAGACCCCGAACTCAACGAACGGTTCGCGATCGCGCGATTCCAGCTCGACATTTTTGGCAAGGTCCCAAATCTGCCACTTTCCCGTTCGATCAAAGTCTTGCGCGACGGGGCGCAAACCAAGCTCTACTGCGTCAGTTTGCTGGCCAACGGCGAGGTTGTGGCACAGGCCCATGTCCTGCGTGTCCGCCGCCTGGCGACGCCTGACTTTGCAATGCCCTCGAACTATCCGAGGCCTGAGGACATGCCTTCAGGTAAGGTTCCTGAGCTCGCACAAATGGGCGGTTCGGTATCCTTCCGGCGAGTCAGCGGTGATCCGGGCGTGCCCGGGCGTGCTGTGTGGTGGATGACCATGAGCGGCGGCGAAGTCATTGCCGGCGAGCCGACATCAAACTTCGTCAAGGCCTGTCTGTTTGCCGATTTCGGCCACGGGTTCGGTAATGCCTTGCGGCCAACGGAATGGGCTATGCCTAACCTTGATATCACGGTGCAGTTCATGCGGATGCCAGTCGGGGACTGGTTCCTGCTCGACGCTGAAACGCACACGACGGGTAATGGTCACGGCACTGCGCATACCCTGTTTGCAGACGAAAAGGGCGTCTACGCGCGAGGGTTGCAGACCGTTTTTATCGCCCCGCGGTGACCGGATTGGCCTGCTAGGCATCCTTCAAACATAAGAGGATTCGCCAATGGTAATGCTGCACGAAAGTGATGTCCTGACCAAGGAAGTGCTGGGATGGCGCGGGTTGCACCTGTTTCACTTCAAAGGCTCGGCTTGCTCGCAGAAAGTTCGCATCTTCCTCAATCTCAAGGGCATTGACTGGACCTCGCACCATATCAACCTTGCCAAGGGAGATCATATCACCCCGTGGTACATGGGGATTAACCCGCGCGGACTGGTTCCGGCGCTGGTGCACGACGGCAAAGTGATTATCGAGAGCAACGATATCCTCGAATATCTGGAAGCAACCTTTCCCGAGCCGGTGCTTATACCGGCGGACCGCAAGGAGGAGATGCACCGCCTGCTGCGCGAGGAAGATGATCTGCATCTCGACATCAGGGCTCTGTCGATGCGGTTTGTGGTCCCCGCTTTCCTTGTGAAGAAGCCCGAGAGCGAGATTCGCAAGTATGAGGGGATTGGGTCAGGCAGCGTACACGGGGCAGTCGATCCGGACAAGGCGCGCGAGGCCGAATTCTGGCGCGAGATGATCAGAAACAACGGGATCAGCGATGAGCGTGCAAGCCTGGCGTTCGAACGGTTCCGGCGGGCGCTGGAACAGTTCGAGGATCGCCTTGAAGGCCAGGATTTTCTGCTCGGCGACCGGCTCACACTGCTCGACATCGCCTGGTACATCTATGTCAGGCGGCTGAGCGAGGCATCCTATCCGCTGCATCGCCTCCATCCACGCATTGGCGAATGGTTCGATGCACTCGATGCTCGCGAGGACTTCCGAGGTGAAGTGCGCTGGTCACGGGCGATCGGCGCGATCACGAGGCTGCTGCACGGGGTGCAGCGGCTTCGCCGCACCGATCTCGCCCGCGTGACAGGAGTAGGCTGACATTCGAACTTCAACAATTCGCACTTCGGCGCAAGCTCCGCAAAAAACGCCTCGATATTTCTCGCTCAACATTCTGGGGTTTATCAAGAAATGACTGATCTCGTTCTCAAGGAGCAAATTGGACCGGTACTCAGAGTAACGCTAAACGCCCCTGAGCGAAGAAATCCAATTTCGGACATCGAGATGATCGACGCGCTCGCTGGGATCATGATTGATGCCGACAATTCATCTGATGTGCGAGCGGTGATTCTGACCGGTGCAGGATCGGCGTTTTCTTCGGGCGGCGACGTCAAGAAGATGACTCCAGGTCAGGGATTGCGCGATGAGGCCCCGGTCAACACGCGGATGAACTATATGCGCGGCATCCAGCGTCTGCCTCTGTTGTTCGAAGCGTTGGAGGTGCCTGTCGTGGCAGCGGTCAATGGCCCTGCGATCGGTGCCGGTTGCGATCTTGCGTGCATGTGCGATATCCGGATTGCATCTGAGAAGGCGGTATTCGCCGAGAGTTTCGTGAAGGTTGGCCTGGTCCCTGGCGATGGCGGTGCATGGCTCTTGCCGAGGATCGTGGGCTTTTCCAAAGCTTGCGAGATGGCCTTGACCGGCGAAAGTCTGAAGGCAGCCCAGGCTCTTGCTTGCGGCTTGGTTTCAAGAGTGGTCGCGGCCGAGGATTTGCTTTCCGAGGCGCTCGACATTGCCAACATGATCGCCAGCAACCCGAGGCACGCAGTCCGGATGACGAAACGTCTGCTGCGCAAGGCCCACCTTACAACACTGAGCGACACGCTCGAGTTGTCGGCTGCAATGCAGGCGCTGGCACACACGACGCGCGATCATCAGGAGGCGGTTTCAGCCTTTATCGAGCGCCGCAGTCCGTACTTTTCGGACTAGGCTCAGGACCTATTAAATCGCTTGCGGTTGCGAGGATGGCTTGATTCAATGGTGGCGTCGAGGAGGCGCTGCCGATGTCCGAGCTGTGGTTGCTGAGCAAGGCGCAGATGCGCCAGATCGAGCCGTTTTTCCCGTTGTCGCATGGCGTTCCCAGGGTCGATGACCGGCGCGTCGTGTCGGGGATCATCTACGTCATCAAGCACGGACTGATGTGGCGTGATGCGCCCAAGGGCTATGGCCCGCACAAGACGGTCTACAACCGGTTTGTGCGCTGGAGCCGGCTGGGCGTGTTCAACCGCATCTTCGCCGAGCTCGCGGGCAAGGCCGGTGAACCCGACCGGATCATGATCGACGCCACCCACCTCAAAGCGCACAGAACTGCGGCCAGCCTGCTAAAAGGGGGGCTCTTCCCCGACGTATCGGACGCACCAAAGGCGGGCTGAACTCCAAGCTCCATGCCGTCTGCGACGGCGAGGGGCGACCGATCATCCTGCTGCTCACCGAAGGCCAGATGAGCGACCACAAAGGCGCGGTTCTGCTGTTTTCCGCGCTGCCCAAGGCCAAGGCGCTGCTCGCCGACAAGGGCTACGACAGCGACTGGTTCCGCGCCGCCTTGGTCAGCCGCGGCATCGCTCCCTGCATCCCGCCCAAAGCCAACCGCAAGGTCCAGATCGACTACGACAAGACGCTCTACAAGCAGCGACACAAGATCGAGAACCTGTTCGGCCGGATCAAGGACTGGCGCCGCGTGGCCACCCGCTACGATCGATGCGCACACACCTTCA
Proteins encoded in this window:
- a CDS encoding SDR family oxidoreductase, which encodes MNDHVSGKSIVITGAGGGFGELVARKAAARGARVTLGDVNIDGAEAAAAQIREAGGEALARQVDVTDLDAAKALVADAVSAFGQVDVMINNAGLMPLAFFSDHEAAHLAWHRAIDVNIKGVLNGMIAAHDPMMERGSGQIVNVSSIYGNFPVVGAAVYGATKAAVNFLSESFRVETRGKIKVSVVKPTGVPGTGLTGSVINRAAGVGIVGQNAGELAGMLLAIEEGKGEHLMDPDGISYARLSPDYIAEAILHVIDQPLGVSIGDITVRAAGDQFIL
- a CDS encoding TetR/AcrR family transcriptional regulator is translated as MTDSVLEAASNLFAEKGFHETSTDELASRLGISKPTLYKYGSSKAAILQAIVRRNHKRALEEANRIAAGKAPPLDQLHELFRFHTHFAIEHRHEVRIIDGERHRLTDRDEIDRLAGEYLAYIKSQITAAQKVGDLRDDIPLELFARSFIALALGPGKWFVEKKKGLSEEEVVQANWSLFMHGAARVGK
- a CDS encoding thioesterase family protein; translation: MSSPQARPRLAPNSYFVRDGDQFLPTELARSPWHGTKWIAGGPTSCLLASCAEDPELNERFAIARFQLDIFGKVPNLPLSRSIKVLRDGAQTKLYCVSLLANGEVVAQAHVLRVRRLATPDFAMPSNYPRPEDMPSGKVPELAQMGGSVSFRRVSGDPGVPGRAVWWMTMSGGEVIAGEPTSNFVKACLFADFGHGFGNALRPTEWAMPNLDITVQFMRMPVGDWFLLDAETHTTGNGHGTAHTLFADEKGVYARGLQTVFIAPR
- a CDS encoding glutathione S-transferase family protein, with amino-acid sequence MLHESDVLTKEVLGWRGLHLFHFKGSACSQKVRIFLNLKGIDWTSHHINLAKGDHITPWYMGINPRGLVPALVHDGKVIIESNDILEYLEATFPEPVLIPADRKEEMHRLLREEDDLHLDIRALSMRFVVPAFLVKKPESEIRKYEGIGSGSVHGAVDPDKAREAEFWREMIRNNGISDERASLAFERFRRALEQFEDRLEGQDFLLGDRLTLLDIAWYIYVRRLSEASYPLHRLHPRIGEWFDALDAREDFRGEVRWSRAIGAITRLLHGVQRLRRTDLARVTGVG
- a CDS encoding crotonase/enoyl-CoA hydratase family protein, producing the protein MTDLVLKEQIGPVLRVTLNAPERRNPISDIEMIDALAGIMIDADNSSDVRAVILTGAGSAFSSGGDVKKMTPGQGLRDEAPVNTRMNYMRGIQRLPLLFEALEVPVVAAVNGPAIGAGCDLACMCDIRIASEKAVFAESFVKVGLVPGDGGAWLLPRIVGFSKACEMALTGESLKAAQALACGLVSRVVAAEDLLSEALDIANMIASNPRHAVRMTKRLLRKAHLTTLSDTLELSAAMQALAHTTRDHQEAVSAFIERRSPYFSD
- a CDS encoding IS5 family transposase (programmed frameshift) produces the protein MSELWLLSKAQMRQIEPFFPLSHGVPRVDDRRVVSGIIYVIKHGLMWRDAPKGYGPHKTVYNRFVRWSRLGVFNRIFAELAGKAGEPDRIMIDATHLKAHRTAASLPKRGALPRRIGRTKGGLNSKLHAVCDGEGRPIILLLTEGQMSDHKGAVLLFSALPKAKALLADKGYDSDWFRAALVSRGIAPCIPPKANRKVQIDYDKTLYKQRHKIENLFGRIKDWRRVATRYDRCAHTFMSAISIAATVCFWL